In a genomic window of Piliocolobus tephrosceles isolate RC106 chromosome 1, ASM277652v3, whole genome shotgun sequence:
- the RSC1A1 gene encoding regulatory solute carrier protein family 1 member 1, producing MSSLPTSDGFNHPAHSLGQSPDTGKPLSLARSVSASVCPIKPSDPDSIEPKAVKALKASAEFQINSKKKEHLSLQDLSDHASSADHAPTDQSPAIPMQNSSEETTVAGNLEKSAERSTQGLKFHLHTRQEASLSVTSTRMHEPQMFLGEKDWHPENHNLSQVSDPQQHEQPGNELYEVTQQKASHDREYLCNIGDLELPEERQQNQHKIVDLEATMKGNGLPQNVDLPSTKKSIPPSGCSGCSNSETLMEIDIAEQSLVTVLNSTGRQNANVKNIGALDLTLDNPLMEVETSKCNPSSEILNDSISTQDLQPPETNVEISGTNKEYSHCSSSSSFCGSCQPSVESAEESCSSITAALKELHELLVVSSKPASENRSEEVICQSETIAEGQTSIKDLSERWTQNEHLTRNEQCPQVSFHQAVSVSMKTEKLTVTSSDTGIEAVQSGNFRSLGDGLSTDEEGVPKSRESINKNSSVTVTSAKTSNQLHCTLGVEISPKLLAGEEDALNQTSEQTKSLSSNFILVKDLGQGIQNSVTDRPETTENVCPEASRLLLEYEPPTSHPSSSPAILPPLIFPAADIDRILRAGFTLQEALGALHRVGGNADLALLVLLAKNIVVPT from the coding sequence ATGTCATCATTACCAACTTCAGATGGGTTTAACCATCCAGCCCATTCTTTAGGACAGAGTCCTGATACTGGTAAACCTTTGAGTCTTGCTCGCTCTGTCTCTGCTTCAGTCTGCCCTATCAAGCCCAGTGACCCAGATAGCATTGAACCTAAAGCTGTGAAGGCTTTGAAGGCTTCAGCTGAATTCCAGATaaactctaaaaagaaagaacatcttTCTTTACAAGATCTTTCCGATCATGCTTCCTCAGCAGACCATGCTCCAACAGACCAGAGTCCAGCTATACCTATGCAGAATTCATCCGAAGAAACAACTGTTGCAGGTAATCTGGAGAAATCTGCTGAAAGAAGCACCCAGGGCCTCAAATTTCATCTCCACACAAGACAGGAAGCTAGTTTATCTGTCACATCTACTAGGATGCATGAACCACAGATGTTTCTAGGTGAAAAGGATTGGCATCCAGAAAATCATAACCTGAGTCAAGTGAGTGACCCCCAGCAGCACGAACAACCAGGGAATGAACTTTATGAGGTTACACAACAAAAAGCTTCACATGACCGAGAATATCTTTGTAACATAGGGGACCTTGAGCTTCCTGAAGAAAGGCAACAGAATCAACACAAAATTGTTGATTTGGAAGCTACGATGAAAGGAAATGGGCTCCCACAGAATGTGGATCTTCCAAGTACAAAGAAAAGTATTCCACCTTCAGGATGCAGTGGCTGCTCAAATTCAGAAACACTTATGGAAATAGATATAGCTGAACAGTCCCTAGTTACTGTGCTTAATTCAACAGGCAGGCAGAATGCCAATGTCAAGAACATTGGTGCATTGGATCTCACTTTAGATAATCCCTTGATGGAAGTAGAAACATCAAAATGTAACCCTTCATCTGAAATTTTGAATGATTCCATTTCCACTCAGGATTTACAGCCCCCAGAAACTAATGTTGAAATATCTGGAACAAATAAAGAATATAGCCATTGCTCCTCCTCTTCAAGTTTCTGTGGCAGTTGTCAGCCCTCTGTGGAGTCAGCAGAAGAATCTTGTTCATCTATAACGGCCGCCTTGAAAGAACTTCATGAACTTTTGGTTGTTAGCAGTAAACCAGCTTCAGAAAATAGATCTGAAGAAGTAATCTGTCAATCAGAAACCATAGCTGAGGGCCAAACCAGTATTAAAGACCTTTCTGAAAGATGGACCCAAAACGAGCATCTTACCAGGAATGAACAGTGTCCACAAGTCTCCTTTCATCAGGCCGTATCTGTAtcaatgaagacagaaaaattaacAGTTACTTCATCTGACACTGGAATAGAAGCTGTACAAAGTGGAAACTTCAGGAGTCTAGGTGATGGTCTGTCAACTGATGAGGAAGGTGTCCCCAAATCGAGGGAATCCATAAACAAGAACAGTTCTgtcactgtaacctcagctaaAACATCAAATCAGTTACACTGCACCTTAGGTGTAGAAATTTCACCCAAACTTTTAGCAGGTGAGGAGGATGCACTCAATCAGACTTCTGAGCAAACTAAGTCTTTGTCATCCAATTTCATATTGGTTAAAGACTTAGGTCAGGGCATACAGAATTCAGTAACAGACAggcctgaaaccacagaaaatGTCTGTCCTGAAGCTTCGAGGCTGTTACTTGAATATGAACCACCTACCAGCCATCCATCATCAAGTCCTGCCATTCTTCCACCATTGATTTTTCCTGCCGCAGATATTGACCGGATTCTCCGTGCTGGCTTTACTTTGCAGGAAGCTCTTGGAGCTTTGCATCGAGTTGGTGGGAATGCAGACCTTGCACTTCTTGTTTTGCTCGCAAAAAACATCGTAGTTCCTACATGA